The following proteins are co-located in the Plasmodium vinckei vinckei genome assembly, chromosome: PVVCY_11 genome:
- a CDS encoding chorismate synthase, putative, giving the protein MSTYGTLLKVTTFGESHGIGIGCVIDGFLPNITINFEEIQKQLNRRKPNQSKLTSNRNESDKLIVLSGFDDNKTLGTPITFLIKNEDVKKELYSNFINIPRPGHGDYTYFMKYNVKNKSGSSRFSGRETATRVAAGACIEQWLKSYYNIQIISYVYAVGNIKIPKLINEMFEKNPPTRELIDTYGCVKYNEGKKIFMDYFNNIYDVNGVLISSEKEGKDISNFDEPLKNIQFNNKTVSEHDTEWVSLQTRCPHPYTAVQMCSCILKIKNKGDSIGGIATCVIQNVPIGIGEPIFDKLESELGKIILSIPAIKGIEFGTGFNGTYMLGSEHNDLFIPLEKVNTKNSSFKEEKKYISSNPNDDEKNDQNFCENEEKKIPDKYCTVSNKHKLLITKSNNCGGILAGISTGNNIIFRSAIKPVSSIQIEKETSDFEGKLCTLRVKGMHDCCILPRLPPVIEGSSSIVVGDMILRQVSKYGDKNLPSISSYTKFDNDEN; this is encoded by the coding sequence ATGAGCACATATGGGACATTATTGAAAGTTACAACATTTGGGGAAAGCCATGGAATAGGAATTGGGTGTGTAATTGATGGATTTTTACCAAATATTACGATAAATTTTGAGGAAATTCaaaaacaattaaataGAAGAAAACCAAATCAATCTAAATTAACATCAAATAGGAATGAGTCAGATAAATTAATTGTCTTATCAGGTtttgatgataataaaacattggGAACAcctattacatttttaataaaaaatgaggatgtaaaaaaagaactatattctaattttataaatattccaCGTCCTGGTCATGGtgattatacatattttatgaaatacaatgttaaaaataaaagtggTAGTAGTCGATTTTCAGGTCGTGAAACTGCTACAAGAGTGGCAGCAGGTGCATGTATTGAACAGTGGCTAAAaagttattataatattcaaattatttcTTATGTATATGCGGTCGGAAATATCAAAATCCCTAAATTGATTAATGAAatgtttgaaaaaaatccaCCAACCAGAGAATTAATTGATACATATGGATGcgttaaatataatgaaggcaaaaaaatttttatggattattttaataatatatacgaTGTGAATGGTGTATTAATATCTTCTGAAAAAGAAGGAAAAgatatttcaaattttgATGAACCtttaaaaaacatacaattcaataataaaacagtTAGTGAGCATGACACTGAATGGGTATCACTGCAAACAAGATGCCCGCATCCTTATACAGCTGTACAAATGTGTTCatgtattttaaaaataaaaaataaaggagATAGTATAGGAGGAATTGCTACTTGTGTTATTCAAAATGTTCCTATTGGAATTGGGGAACCcatttttgataaattgGAATCAGAGTTaggaaaaattattttatctataCCAGCAATAAAAGGTATAGAATTTGGAACAGGTTTTAATGGAACTTATATGTTAGGATCCGAACATAATGATTTGTTTATTCCATTGGAAAAGGtgaatacaaaaaatagtagTTTCAAGGaggaaaagaaatatataagttCAAATCCAaatgatgatgaaaaaaatgatcaaaatttttgtgaaaatgaagaaaaaaaaattccaGATAAATATTGTACTGTATCAAATAAACACAAATTGCTAATTacaaaatcaaataattgTGGAGGTATTTTGGCTGGAATTTCAACAGGGaataacattatttttagatCAGCAATAAAACCAGTTTCTTCGATACaaatagaaaaagaaacaaGTGATTTTGAAGGGAAATTATGTACATTAAGAGTAAAAGGGATGCATGATTGTTGTATCTTGCCACGATTACCCCCTGTAATTGAAGGATCATCTTCTATTGTTGTTGGTGATATGATTTTACGTCAGGTTTCTAAATATGGCGATAAAAACCTTCCCTCCATCAGTTCGTATACCAAATTTGAcaatgatgaaaattaa
- a CDS encoding nuclear polyadenylated RNA-binding protein NAB2, putative, whose protein sequence is MISNSTDTDKKYQNIITEKLRELLGEYEVDILTEYVWHMAGNSKSSSEFMCNELKDFLGDHTTVFVDWLLKLIDEIKRNQKGDNLNNSEINKDNLNYEKSNRTPDSRSKYSPTQTKKTKSYVKEYDSSKRNLSRSRRRSQSIRSGSDKYSANDPDSYSKKYKKRQRREISVRSNSSRIHTRKFHYDRNQSRRRINDNDKKFKLRENGRASDRSYSRSLSPNRKFYVEKKNGAKKEMDDSNLDKKNKPILKPNPRFGDDKPAPFLQPGSSNLNPQEMPNYVMNRNYPYDKGMNFDGKFYQGNYMASQPNMLDGNMNNPNNSFMANNVNNNFFNPQNPNHFNNMQQKNMIPQPGFPYTNKFQNNMNSNNYSHPKNNIMNMNAKNNNTFKFGNPNNNMHLNSQKNQEQFHPPKFNKQMHFNKTYVNSDKPGIKPHTAQPLISNVWINQNANNVANNNDKNNNPNSQINDQLSNTQNPNLQDETKLNNINDGGANAAIAGGNQMVNQNGVTDPANAVVKIPKKCLYLPNCQFGDKCRYIHPVENCRNWPYCAFGSECIYIHPNVPCKFGAYCANYYCNYSHDHVDTSNMPEIGTNGYFLNKKLINNTTQNTNNENFDNKVAQISISMPKTPPEMKKDKNKSEYNENEYIQGMLEAEKQELNNLENNNSINNNIVGLQLGGCIEGNGNPNNNLTNFSQGNLPFSINKNNMGNLNENNVPNYNCFNGVANSDQFNQNNLPTDNGVSEHMNNSEN, encoded by the exons ATGATTTCAAATAGTACGGACactgataaaaaataccaAAACATTATTACTGAAAAATTAAGAGAATTATTAGGAGAATATGAGGTTGATATATTAACAGAATATGTTTGGCATATGGCCGGAAATTCAAAAAGTAGTAGTGAATTTATGTGCAATGAATTGAAAGACTTTCTAGGAGATCAT ACTACTGTTTTCGTTGACTGGTTATTAAAGCTTattgatgaaataaaaagaaatcaAAAAGGTGATAACCTAAATAATTCAGAAATTAATAAGGATAATctaaattatgaaaaatcaAATAGGACTCCAG ACTCGAGATCAAAGTATTCGCCCACTCAAACCAAGAAAACAAAA AGTTATGTAAAGGAGTATGATTCAAGTAAAAGAAATCTTTCACGTTCCAGAAGACGATCCCAAAGTATTCGTAGTGGTAGTGATAAATATTCTGCTAACGATCCTGATtcatattcaaaaaaatataaaaaaagacaaagaAGAGAAATAAGTGTCAGATCTAACTCTTCAAGGATTCACACACGAAAATTCCACTATGATAGAAATCAATCTAGGAGAcgaataaatgataatgataaaaaattcaaattacGAGAAAATGGACGAGCAAGTGATAGAAGTTATAGTCGCTCATTATCACCTAatagaaaattttatgttgaaaaaaaaaatggagcAAAAAAAG AAATGGATGATTCCAATttggataaaaaaaataaacccATTTTAAA ACCAAACCCACGATTTGGTGATGATAAGCCAGCCCCATTCTTGCAACCCGGTTCTTCAA ATTTAAATCCTCAAGAAATGCCTAATTACGTCATGAACAGAAATTATCCATATGACAAGGGCATGAACTTTGATGGAAAATTTTACCAAGGTAATTATATGGCATCCCAACCAAATATGTTAGATGGAAATATGAATAACCCAAATAATAGCTTTATGGCTAATAAtgtgaataataatttttttaatcccCAAAATCCAAatcattttaataatatgcaacaaaaaaatatgattccTCAACCTGGTTTTCCATACACTAAtaaatttcaaaataatatgaacagCAATAATTATTCACATccgaaaaataatattatgaacatgaatgcaaaaaataacaacaCCTTCAAATTTGGAAatccaaataataatatgcatttaAACAGTCAAAAAAATCAAGAACAATTTCATCCCCCAAAATTTAACAAACAAAtgcattttaataaaacttATGTTAATTCTGATAAACCAGGAATAAAACCACACACAGCTCAACCATTAATATCTAATGTATGGATAAACCAAAATGCCAATAATGTAGCAAATaacaatgataaaaataataatccaAATTCTCAAATAAATGACCAATTATCCAATACACAAAACCCCAATTTACAAGatgaaacaaaattaaacaatataaatgatgGTGGCGCAAATGCAGCTATAg ctGGTGGAAATCAAATGGTTAACCAAAATGGAGTAACTGATCCTGCAAACGCAGTGGTGAAG attCCCAAAAAATGCCTTTATCTTCCGAATTGCCAATTTGGAGATAAATGCCGATATATCCATCCAGTGGAAAAT tGTCGAAATTGGCCTTATTGTGCCTTTGGGTCAGAGTGCATTTACATTCATCCAAATGTCCCATGCAAATTTg GAGCATACTGTGCCAATTATTACTGCAATTATTCCCATGACCATGTGGATACATCA AATATGCCCGAAATCGGAACAAATGGctactttttaaataaaaaactaataaataatactacccaaaatacaaataatgaaaactTTGATAATAAGGTTGCTCAAATCTCGATTAGTATGCCAAAAACCCCACcagaaatgaaaaaagataaaaataaatcagaatataatgaaaatgaatatattcaaGGTATGTTGGAAGCAGAAAAACAAGAATTAAATAActtagaaaataataattctataaataacaatattGTAGGATTGCAATTAGGAGGATGTATAGAAGGAAATGGAAATCCAAATAATAACTTAACAAATTTTTCACAAGGAAATTTACCTTTTAgtattaacaaaaataatatgggaaatttaaatgaaaacaatGTTCCtaattataattgttttaatGGAGTTGCTAATTCAGATCAATtcaatcaaaataatttaccaACTGATAATGGGGTTTCAGAACATATGAATAATTCagaaaattaa
- a CDS encoding ferredoxin--NADP reductase, putative — MKYHIVLLFLFLLYLLNGTFSNKNKNVLSYEVVSSNNNKYAFLKNNEYKKKYIQRRNSHKETNKYTNLYTIKNPLKCKIINKIKLVRENAKHIVYNLDINHNGLFKYIEGQTCGIIPYYSDQNNEINNTKIENDVNSKQHNTKPKKGARLYSISSSNSYNNLSVAIRMHKYEENVNGINNIKYGYCSGYIENLKNNDDIYLTGPHGNFILPDNIIKDNINLILIATGTGISPYIGFLKKILMYDENNPIKKSPYSGFIHLFYGVYNEDSILYLNELEQFKKLYPNNLHIHYVFSANRKSEEPSFYVQDEILKRKDEFFHLFNDYETELYICGHKAIKQQIVNILKSDQNFDIEKKKKVHIEVY, encoded by the coding sequence atgaaatatcacattgtattattatttttatttttattatatttgttaaatGGGACATTttcaaacaaaaataaaaatgtattaagTTATGAAGTAGTAAGtagtaacaataataagtatgcctttttgaaaaataatgaatataaaaaaaaatacatacaaAGACGAAATAGTCATAAAGaaacaaacaaatatacaaatttatacacaattaaaaatccattaaaatgtaaaattataaataaaataaaattagttAGAGAGAATGCAAAACATATAGTATATAATCTTGATATAAATCATAACGGacttttcaaatatatagagGGGCAAACATGTGGAATTATTCCATATTATTCTGATCAgaataatgaaattaataatacaaaaatagaaaatgatgTAAATAGTAAACAGCATAATACCAAACCAAAAAAAGGTGCAAGATTATATTCTATATCTTCAAGTAactcatataataatttatctgTTGCAATACGAATGCATAAATATGAGGAAAATGTAAAtggaataaataatataaaatatggttATTGTTCAGgttatatagaaaatttaaaaaacaatgatgatatatatttaactgGGCCACATGgtaatttcattttacctgataatattattaaagataatataaatttaattttaattgcAACTGGAACTGGTATATCACCATATATaggttttttaaaaaaaatattaatgtatgatgaaaataatccaataaaaaaaagtccATATTCTGgttttatacatttattttatggaGTTTATAATGAAGattcaattttatatttaaatgaattagaacagtttaaaaagttatatcctaataatttacatatacATTATGTTTTCTCTGCTAATAGAAAATCAGAAGAACCCTCATTTTATGTACAAGATGAAATACTTAAAAGGAAAGATGAATTCTTTCACCTTTTCAATGATTATGAAACAGAGCTTTATATATGTGGTCATAAAGCAATAAAACAACaaattgttaatattttaaaaagtgatcaaaattttgatatagagaaaaaaaaaaaagtacatATTGAAGTTTATTAG
- a CDS encoding EGF-like membrane protein, putative produces MIIYSKFNIIIILLVYFYNKIATILCINCENHECKNDCYVLDNDKQVCLCNENEKGIHCKETWNICEQDCNINNATESCAVALCKQGTCVPTANKPYYKCECGDFFQGANCEIENNPCSFPETNPCLNGKCIFITKLNRIICECNNGWTQKNQQNPSMLPWGKQKVEVSPPCDEPIKKGLSRYVIHYTPGKINNYYLLIYKDAMNDQFCAYTYIYAN; encoded by the exons ATGAtcatatattcaaaattcaatataataataatattgctcgtatatttttacaataaaattgcaactatattatgcataaaCTGCGAGAACCATGAATGTAAAAATGATTGTTACGTCTTAGATAATGATAAACAGGTATGCTTATGTAATGAAAATGAGAAGGGGATACATTGTAAAGAGACGTGGAACATTTGTGAACAAGATTGTAATATAAACAACGCGACTGAATCTTGCGCGGTTGCACTATGTAAGCAAG GAACATGCGTACCGACAGCAAACAAACCTTATTATAAATGTGAATGTGGTGATTTCTTTCAAGGTGCAAATTgtgaaattgaaaataaccCATGTTCATTCCCAGAAACAAACCCATGCTTAAATGgtaaatgtatttttattacaaaacTAAATAGGATTATTTGCGAATGTAATAATGGATGGACACAAAAAAATCAGCAAAATCCATCTATGCTACCATGGGGAAAACAAAAAGTAGAAGTGTCACCTCCTTGTGATG AgccaataaaaaaaggattGTCACGATATGTAATTCATTATACCCCAGGTAAAATTAACAATTATtacttattaatttataaagaCGCGATGAATGATCAGTTTTgtgcatatacatatatatatgcaaactaa
- a CDS encoding MEI2-like RNA-binding protein, putative, giving the protein MNMNLKNINLEDEDINKRVKNKRIVHIKNTYISPYVLYNKKGNSNNQLDKLNKIFINENNCRFSKEYYNYVKDGDTCNSAENDLEYLTTNVKQNNTPNYEQCNNEKKILKYGLLNEQNMKFLKKKKEEDFELNTMSTMIHIYSDCESDKDNETITNEYNDLIDCIKKINISNNKSVINNDKKIEDTVLSPYEQHRKCSYQTIGSKEISTNQTNGNNSDDNGEKCVHKLNNFISIPSVSNKSCIEHAHVQNNNMGTVHYDNFICNKENHDNNANDTIYKCEESIPLGTILNIHNLDSNNNNALTTVMLRNIPNKYTQNMLMDVMNEHFKGLYDFFYLPIDFRNKCNVGYAFINFIHPHYAELFIKFFNNYKLNAFKSNKICTVTWGRVQGLKANIEHYRNSAIMTISVPQYKPILFQNGISVSWPESDGPLPAIKLRSHKY; this is encoded by the coding sequence atgaatatgaatttgaaaaatataaacttaGAAGATGAAGACATAAATAAGagagtaaaaaataaaagaattgtgcatataaaaaatacatatatatccCCATATGttctttataataaaaaggggaatagtaataatcaacttgataaattaaataaaatatttattaatgaaaataattgtaGATTTTCAAaggaatattataattatgtcAAAGATGGTGATACATGTAATAGTGCAGAAAATGATCTTGAATATTTGACAACAAATGTTAAGCAAAACAATACCCCAAATTATGAGCAAtgtaataatgaaaaaaaaatattaaaatatggcTTATTgaatgaacaaaatatgaaatttttaaaaaaaaaaaaagaagaagatTTTGAATTAAACACAATGTCTACCAtgatacatatttattctgATTGTGAAAGTGATAAAGACAATGAAACGATaacaaatgaatataatgatttaatagattgtataaaaaaaattaatatttccaataataaatctgttattaataatgataaaaaaatagaggATACTGTATTAAGTCCTTATGAGCAACATAGAAAATGTAGTTATCAGACAATTGGAAGTAAAGAAATTTCTACTAACCAAACTAATGGCAATAATAGTGATGATAATGGAGAGAAATGTGtgcataaattaaataattttatatctatTCCTTCAGTGTCAAACAAAAGTTGCATAGAACATGCACATGTTcagaataataatatgggCACCGTAcattatgataattttatttgtaataaagaaaatcatgataataatgcaaatgatactatatataaatgtgaaGAATCCATACCTCTTGGaacaatattaaatattcataatttagatagtaataataataatgctcTTACAACAGTTATGTTAAGGAATAtaccaaataaatatacacaaaATATGCTAATGGATGTTATGAATGAGCATTTTAAAGgtttatatgattttttttatttgccaATTGATTTTCGAAACAAATGTAATGTTGGTTatgcatttattaattttatacatCCTCATTATGCTGAACtgtttattaaattttttaataattataaattaaatgcatttaaaagtaataaaatatgcacTGTTACATGGGGAAGAGTACAAGGATTGAAGGCTAATATTGAACATTACAGAAATTCAGCAATTATGACTATATCTGTCCCTCAATATAAACCTATACTTTTTCAAAACGGAATATCAGTTTCATGGCCTGAATCAGATGGTCCACTACCAGCTATCAAATTACGATCACACAAATATTAG
- a CDS encoding superoxide dismutase [Fe], putative, which produces MPLFTFFLVFFCIACVGKRECIKEISNLKSSIKLNYLTFKGISLSKSRAIHTKLTKTNDSLYEAWGVTPLWNAKPFSLMKLPFNPQEMKPFLSEEGIKYHYSKHHAAYVKNLNDFATKHPELKNMSLEEIMQKYDGPIYNNAAQIFNHNFFWLALKNNGEGKPYGEIKNKIDESFVSFENFKEQFAKEAASHFGSGWIWLVIKDHKLQIYQGHDAECPIKNQIGHPILALDVWEHAYYVDYRNSRADYIREWFSKINWDFANYNLSIVN; this is translated from the exons ATGCCtctttttacattttttttggtcTTCTTTTGCATAGCATGTGTAGGAAAACGGGAATGTATAAAAG AGATTtccaatttaaaaagttctattaaattaaattatttaacttTCAAAGGAATTTCATTATCAAAATCTAGAGCTATTCATACAAAATTAACCAAGACAAATGATAGTCTGTATGAAGCATGGGGAGTAACACCTTTGTGGAATGCAAAACCTTTTTCCTTAATGAAACTTCCATTc AATCCTCAAGAAATGAAACCATTTTTGAGTGAGGAAGGAATTAAGTATCATTACAGTAAACATCATGCCGCGTATgtgaaaaatttaaatg ATTTTGCAACAAAACATCCTGAGTTAAAAAACATGTCGTTAGAGG AAATAATGCAAAAATACGATGGAccaatttataataatgcgg cTCAAATATTTAATCATAACTTTTTTTGGTTGGCACTGAAAAACAATGGAGAGGGAAAACCATATGgcgaaataaaaaacaaaattgaTGAATCCTTTGTttcttttgaaaattttaaagaacAGTTTGCAAAGGAGGCAGCAA gTCATTTTGGAAGTGGTTGGATTTGGCTAGTAATTAAAGACCATAAATTACAAATTTATCAAGGGCATGATGCCGAATGTCCAATTAAAAATCAGATTGGCCACCCAATACTAGCATTAG ACGTATGGGAACATGCCTATTATGTGGACTATAGAAATTCTAGAGCTGATTATATAAGAg aaTGGTTTTCCAAAATTAATTGGGATTTTGccaattataatttatcaaTTGTAAATTAG
- a CDS encoding ATP-dependent RNA helicase SUV3, putative, whose translation MIRDIRKCFLNLYIREIKKEYYQNNVNYLILQQCRRNMSNTNIYFEKINEEYKKAQQYVMLNEQELLKIRNVLIKIINEKELVRNIIHRYNIPLFFLQDTDVRNHFLESIKNDKNNLMSLRELATKEINTNCCSNGCIGSSDNAKVNKENDQMLNNDSNDNHVLSPKIEENKCYLNSYEKLLNIFLNFIKRYYHKQWLFYEHIKRLCDFTEINEIRKMKNNLNRKLYLYVGPTNSGKTHEAFNKFIDSKNGLYCSPLRLLTWEIHKKLLNLKKSTNLLTGQEIIKKANNTHTVCTIEMTPLNEKYDCAIIDEIQMINNSIRGYAWTHVLMNLKCEEIYLCGSEHIVNLIKELSDILHDQIIIKRFKRLNKLKLEKNVQSLDDVKTGDCIISFSRNNIMLLKNKLEKLNKRVFVIYGTLPPESKKKQIELFNYYCELAKSSDSNIKNEIHDIENCNHGSNKKETVLVATDVIGMGLNIKIKRIIFYSLKKYDGDIIRYLNVSEILQIAGRAGRFDENCSGNSSDGFVTCVNYEDMKILKNLFENKNVKKLIGNDDENYYELNNMKEDTDLNNLVDQSIGNIPCDQLLGTINSNTLDEQMKNDVLYNMDKYSDDIKKGEYSASQNNIDNNKKNSSTTLRAGYFPNFDTIEKLSKILEFEYKAKIELYEILQILIDYLKLNDSYFFLTKNYNQIIFIAKFLKDINIDKNILFIYAISPININNIIMINILRTFAMSHSILGYVNFFECINNDMFSMLNHMESNPNNKNGNSPNDVNNDYKNNYYFNSHDKHSCGEDKINSNNNFIYSASYNSLDIINSNLKDIQNDNYQTYNNLFPFYSNLTNPMFMDLYNNAHNKLNYPVCVRNDTQNNVGFDEYIKILEFYYEIIDLYCWLYTKFPSVYKNIKMVNDIKKKFSNQIVNLLAKPVNKEEGY comes from the coding sequence atgataagaGATATTCGAAAATGCTTCTTAAATCTTTATATAAGAGAAATCAAAAAAGAGTATTACCAGAATAATGTAAATTACTTAATTTTACAACAATGTCGAAGAAATATGAGTaatactaatatatattttgaaaaaataaatgaagaatataaaaaagcaCAACAGTATGTAATGCTAAATGAGCAAGAACtgttaaaaataagaaatgttttgattaaaattataaatgaaaaggaATTAGttagaaatattattcatcGTTATAATATTCCCTTGTTTTTTCTACAAGATACGGATGTGagaaatcattttttagaatcaattaaaaatgataaaaataatttaatgaGCTTAAGGGAGTTAGCTACAAAAGagataaatacaaattgcTGTAGTAATGGCTGTATTGGTAGTAGTGATAATGCAAAGGTGAACAAAGAGAATGACCAAATGCTTAATAACGATTCTAATGATAATCATGTTTTAAGTCCGAAAATAGAAGAGAATAAATGTTATTTAAATTCGTATGAAaaacttttaaatatttttctaaacTTTATAAAAAGATATTACCATAAACAATGGCTATTTTATGAACATATTAAAAGATTATGTGATTTTAccgaaataaatgaaattagaaaaatgaaaaacaacttgaatagaaaattatatctttatGTTGGGCCAACAAACAGTGGAAAAACACATGAAGCTTTCAACAAATTTATTGATTCAAAAAACGGGTTATATTGTTCCCCTTTAAGATTATTAACATGggaaatacataaaaaattattaaatttaaaaaagagtacaaatttattaacagGTCaggaaataattaaaaaagctAACAACACACACACAGTGTGCACAATTGAAATGACAccattaaatgaaaaatatgattgTGCAATAATTGATGAAATACAAATGattaataatagtataCGTGGTTATGCATGGACTCATGTATTAATGAATTTAAAATGCGAAGAAATATATCTTTGTGGTAGTGAACATATtgttaatttaataaaagaattGTCCGACATTTTACATGACCAAATCATAATAAAACGATTTAAACGCCTGAACAAGttaaaattagaaaaaaatgtacaaTCGCTAGACGATGTTAAAACAGGTGATTGTATAATAAGCTTTTCACGAAATAACATAATGctattgaaaaataaacttGAAAAACTTAACAAACGtgtttttgtaatttatgGAACTTTACCCCCTGagtcgaaaaaaaaacaaatagagttatttaattattattgcgAACTAGCCAAAAGCAGTGATagcaatataaaaaatgaaattcaTGATATAGAAAATTGCAATCATGGAAGtaacaaaaaagaaacagTTTTAGTAGCAACCGATGTTATTGGAATGGGAttgaatattaaaataaaaagaattatattttattcattaaaaaaatatgatggTGATATTATCCGATATTTGAATGTATCTgaaatattacaaatagCAGGAAGGGCTGGAAGATTTGATGAAAATTGTTCAGGAAATTCGAGTGATGGTTTTGTTACGTGTGTAAATTATGAAgatatgaaaattttaaaaaatctttttgaaaataaaaatgtcaaAAAGTTAATTGGTAATGACgatgaaaattattatgagtTAAATAACATGAAGGAAGATAccgatttaaataatttggtTGATCAATCTATTGGTAATATACCATGCGATCAGCTATTGGGTACTATAAATTCTAACACATTAGATGAACAGATGAAAAATgatgtattatataatatggataaatatagtgatgatataaaaaaaggagaATATTCAGCTAgccaaaataatattgataataataaaaaaaatagtagtACTACTTTACGGGCAGGATATTTTCCAAACTTTGATACTATTGAAAAATTGAGTAAAATATTAGaatttgaatataaagCTAAAATTGAActatatgaaatattacaaatattgattgattatttaaaattaaatgattcttatttttttttaacaaaaaattataatcaaattatatttattgctaaatttttaaaggatataaatatagataaaaatatactctttatatatgcaatatCCCCtatcaatataaataatataattatgataaatattttaaggACATTTGCTATGTCACATAGTATATTAGGATATGTTAACTTTTTtgaatgtataaataatgatatgtTTTCAATGTTAAATCATATGGAAAGCAATccgaataataaaaatggcaACTCACCAAACGATGttaataatgattataaaaacaattacTACTTCAATAGTCATGATAAACATTCTTGTGGGGaggataaaattaattccaataataattttatttattcagcttcatataatagtttagatattataaattctAACTTGAAGGATatacaaaatgataattatcaaacatataataatttatttcctttttattcaaatttaaCAAATCCGATGTTTAtggatttatataataacgCACACAATAAACTAAATTATCCAGTGTGTGTAAGAAATGATACTCAAAACAATGTGGGTTttgatgaatatataaaaatactagaattttattatgaaataattgATTTGTATTGCTggttatatacaaaatttcctagtgtatataaaaacataaaaatggtaaatgacataaaaaaaaagttttctAATCAAATTGTTAATTTGCTAGCAAAACCAGTAAATAAGGAGGAAGGATACTAA